A part of Halarsenatibacter silvermanii genomic DNA contains:
- the ispD gene encoding 2-C-methyl-D-erythritol 4-phosphate cytidylyltransferase yields MSSALIVAAAGEGRRMKKEIRKQYLPLRGKPLLARTLSGFAGWCDKFSRIIVVIPPGDEDYFEEGIIPQIPAGLEKRIEMAAGGTSRQESVNRGLKRLNDDIDYVFIHDGARPFFSEELMEGLFEAVRRWGAATAATPVKDTIKQKNNKGLVENTLDRDKLVAVQTPQAFSCDLIKTAHRRAAGKKFPDDASLVEEMGREVRIVRGNFDNIKLTTPLDLKLAEAILAGRQGEDFEWRADS; encoded by the coding sequence ATGTCATCAGCTTTAATAGTAGCCGCCGCCGGCGAGGGCAGGCGTATGAAAAAGGAGATCCGCAAACAATATCTGCCGCTGCGCGGGAAACCGCTTTTAGCTCGCACGCTTTCCGGTTTTGCCGGCTGGTGCGATAAATTTTCCAGAATAATAGTCGTCATTCCGCCCGGAGATGAAGATTACTTTGAGGAGGGAATTATTCCGCAAATACCCGCCGGGCTGGAAAAGAGAATCGAAATGGCTGCAGGCGGCACAAGCCGACAGGAATCCGTAAATCGAGGGCTCAAACGGCTGAATGATGATATAGATTATGTTTTTATACACGATGGAGCCCGCCCTTTTTTTTCCGAAGAACTCATGGAAGGATTATTCGAAGCTGTCCGCCGCTGGGGAGCAGCTACGGCGGCGACGCCGGTTAAGGACACCATCAAACAGAAGAATAATAAGGGCTTGGTGGAGAATACTCTGGACAGGGATAAGCTGGTCGCTGTTCAGACCCCCCAGGCCTTTTCCTGTGATCTGATCAAAACAGCCCATAGGCGGGCCGCCGGAAAAAAATTCCCTGACGATGCCTCTCTGGTCGAAGAGATGGGCCGGGAAGTCAGGATTGTTCGGGGGAATTTTGACAATATCAAACTGACCACTCCTCTGGATTTAAAGCTGGCCGAAGCGATTCTGGCCGGCAGACAGGGGGAGGATTTTGAATGGAGGGCGGATTCTTAA
- the ispF gene encoding 2-C-methyl-D-erythritol 2,4-cyclodiphosphate synthase produces MRVGSGLDIHRLVEGEKLILAGLEIPAEKGAVGHSDADVLSHAVIDALLGAVGAGDIGEHFPSGEEEYRDISSLILLERTAEILAGQGFEVINIDITLVLESPRINQHKETMKGNLAGKLSINKNRINIKATTSEDLGFIGRKAGIMAQAQVLVEQLEESSRGGD; encoded by the coding sequence ATGAGGGTAGGTTCTGGCCTGGACATCCACAGGCTTGTTGAGGGAGAAAAGTTAATTCTGGCAGGGCTGGAAATTCCCGCTGAGAAAGGCGCTGTCGGTCATTCTGATGCCGATGTTCTCTCCCATGCTGTTATAGATGCTCTTCTGGGAGCGGTTGGAGCCGGTGATATTGGAGAACATTTCCCTTCCGGTGAAGAGGAATATCGTGACATTTCCAGCCTGATATTACTGGAGAGGACGGCCGAAATTCTGGCCGGGCAGGGGTTTGAGGTGATCAATATAGATATCACACTGGTCCTGGAATCGCCCAGAATCAATCAGCATAAAGAGACAATGAAAGGCAATCTGGCTGGAAAACTGTCCATAAATAAAAACAGAATAAATATTAAAGCCACCACCAGCGAGGACCTGGGTTTTATCGGCAGGAAAGCAGGAATCATGGCGCAGGCACAGGTGCTGGTCGAGCAGCTGGAAGAGAGCAGCAGGGGTGGCGATTAA
- a CDS encoding HutP family protein, which translates to MKVKDIMTQDPITIKESASLIEAERLLAINKIGRLIVTDDEEEVVGIITDGDFMEKDDLEESIAELVSRDLIYVNEEASVQEVAQIISEHQIGGVPVFDEQDNLTGIITAEDIVDGYVRKDRKDYRRNDIELDSENITPESAAIYLSMTRSREYEEYWLDKIEGYGYKGAITQTGASAEKLPIKLRESTTVAAIARGVIEENSREKMAISNAVKDAYSQLALINPGLGGGFKIAVVRGEKNISVSIFGKFGHALVDGPEQLTIGTSVI; encoded by the coding sequence ATGAAAGTTAAAGATATTATGACTCAGGATCCCATCACCATCAAGGAGAGTGCTTCCTTAATTGAAGCTGAAAGACTTCTGGCTATCAACAAGATCGGCAGATTGATTGTAACCGACGATGAGGAAGAAGTGGTCGGGATTATAACCGATGGAGATTTTATGGAGAAGGATGATCTTGAGGAGAGTATAGCAGAACTTGTCTCAAGAGATTTGATTTACGTTAACGAAGAAGCCTCCGTCCAGGAAGTTGCTCAGATTATTTCTGAACATCAGATCGGAGGAGTGCCGGTTTTCGATGAGCAGGATAATTTGACCGGTATAATTACTGCAGAAGATATTGTGGATGGATATGTGAGGAAGGATCGAAAGGACTATAGACGGAACGACATAGAACTGGACAGCGAGAACATAACCCCGGAAAGTGCTGCTATTTATCTCTCTATGACCCGAAGCAGGGAGTATGAGGAGTACTGGCTGGATAAAATAGAGGGTTATGGTTATAAAGGTGCGATTACTCAAACAGGGGCCAGCGCTGAAAAGCTCCCCATCAAGTTAAGAGAAAGCACCACAGTGGCTGCTATCGCCCGGGGAGTAATAGAGGAAAATTCCCGGGAAAAGATGGCCATATCGAACGCTGTCAAAGATGCTTACAGCCAGCTGGCTCTGATCAATCCCGGTTTAGGCGGCGGCTTTAAAATAGCTGTGGTCCGGGGAGAGAAAAATATATCCGTATCTATATTCGGGAAATTCGGCCATGCACTGGTAGATGGGCCCGAACAGCTGACCATCGGGACCAGCGTCATATAA
- the gltX gene encoding glutamate--tRNA ligase — MADMRLRFPPSPTGKIHVGNIRTALFNWLWKEKNEGELVLRIEDTDTERSTQEFEEIIIQELDWLGIEADEGVEIGGDYGPYRQSERGEIYQEHIDRLLEEDKAYRCYCSEEEIKEMREAQKARGEIPHYDGRCRDKNLSPEERPDEYAVRFKMPEKEEEIVVEDQIRGRVSFDSGEFDDFVIQKSNGIPTYNFAVVIDDALMEITDVIRGEDHLSNTPKQIMLYEALDFSLPRFAHLPLILSEDGSKLKKRSDSDAVYVGEFREQGYLPEALVNFLALLGWSPGAEREIMDREDLIEEFEIGEVKKGGAIFDREKLNWMNNHYIKEADLDRIMDLGLPFLQEADLVDDDVDEEWFKKVLDIVRDGLDNLAQLPDEAELFLSELTYEDENKARELFDDEEVQEVLNSLRTRVENCEELDEETVSGIFSEVQEETGVGGRKFYHPLRYALTGKDSGPSLGDFLALLGRSEALSRLERAIKLVG; from the coding sequence ATGGCTGATATGAGGCTGCGTTTTCCGCCTTCTCCGACCGGTAAAATACACGTGGGAAATATTCGAACCGCTCTCTTCAACTGGCTCTGGAAGGAAAAGAATGAGGGGGAGCTGGTGCTCAGGATAGAAGATACCGATACAGAAAGGTCGACGCAGGAATTTGAAGAAATAATCATACAGGAGCTGGACTGGCTCGGCATAGAGGCTGATGAGGGAGTTGAAATAGGAGGAGATTATGGACCCTATCGTCAGTCCGAGCGCGGTGAAATCTACCAGGAACATATCGATAGGCTTTTAGAAGAAGATAAAGCCTACAGGTGTTACTGCAGCGAAGAAGAGATAAAAGAGATGAGGGAAGCTCAAAAAGCCCGGGGTGAGATTCCTCATTACGACGGACGATGTCGTGATAAAAACCTCTCACCGGAAGAGCGTCCCGATGAGTATGCAGTCCGTTTCAAAATGCCGGAAAAAGAAGAGGAAATCGTTGTAGAGGATCAGATTCGAGGACGAGTTAGCTTTGACAGCGGTGAATTTGATGATTTTGTTATTCAAAAATCAAATGGGATTCCCACCTATAATTTTGCAGTCGTTATAGATGATGCCCTGATGGAGATTACCGATGTGATCAGAGGAGAAGACCATCTCTCCAACACTCCCAAGCAGATAATGCTTTATGAGGCCCTGGATTTTTCGCTGCCGAGGTTTGCTCATCTTCCGCTGATACTTTCCGAAGATGGCAGCAAGCTGAAAAAGCGATCTGATAGCGATGCTGTTTATGTGGGCGAATTCCGGGAACAGGGCTATTTGCCCGAGGCACTGGTCAACTTTTTGGCCCTGCTGGGCTGGTCTCCTGGGGCCGAACGGGAGATAATGGATCGCGAGGACCTCATCGAGGAGTTTGAAATCGGTGAGGTGAAAAAGGGCGGAGCAATCTTCGACAGAGAAAAACTGAACTGGATGAACAACCATTATATTAAAGAGGCTGATCTCGATAGAATTATGGATCTGGGTCTGCCATTTTTGCAGGAAGCTGACCTGGTCGATGACGATGTCGATGAAGAATGGTTCAAAAAAGTGCTGGACATCGTCCGGGATGGCCTGGACAATCTGGCTCAGCTGCCTGATGAAGCGGAGCTTTTTCTGAGTGAGCTCACATATGAGGATGAAAATAAAGCACGTGAGCTTTTTGATGATGAAGAGGTGCAGGAAGTTTTGAACTCACTGCGAACCAGAGTTGAAAATTGTGAGGAACTGGATGAAGAGACCGTGAGTGGAATATTTTCTGAGGTTCAGGAGGAAACTGGTGTGGGAGGCCGCAAATTTTATCATCCTCTGCGCTATGCTCTCACCGGCAAGGATTCCGGGCCCAGCCTGGGAGATTTCCTGGCATTACTGGGCCGGTCTGAGGCGCTATCGCGTCTGGAGAGGGCCATAAAACTTGTCGGTTAA